The genomic stretch AATAGGTGCTAGTATAAAAATAAGAAAAGATTTATTACCTAAAATAGACAAAGATGAATATTATACAGATGATTTAATAAGTTTTAGAGTATATAGTGATAATGAATATATAGGAGACGTTATAGATATTATGGAAACGTCTGCACATGATATATTAGTGGTTCAAAATAACGAAAAGGAAGTTTTAGTTCCTTTTGTACAAGATGTATTTATAGTTAATATTGATTTTGAAAATCAAAAAATAGATATTAATTTATTGGAAGGAATGTTATGAAAATAAGGGTGCTTACACTATTTCCAGAATTGTTTGATTTATATTTATCTCAAACTATATTAGAGAGAGCAAAAAATAATATAATAGATTTTGACATAGTAAACATTAGAAAATATGCCGAGGATAGACATGATGGAATAGATGATACTGCCTTTGGTGGTGGAGCAGGAATGGTATTAAAACCTGAGCCATTTTTTAAATATTTTTTTGAATTAAAAGATAAGAATATTAAACCTTATGTAGTTTTTGTAAGTCCACAAGGTAAAAAATTAGATCAAAAAAAGGTTATGGAATTAGGAAATAAAGATGATTTATTAATAATATCAGGTAGATATGAAGGATTAGATCAAAGAGTAATAGATAGGTATGTAGATGAAGAAATTTGTGTTGGAGACTATGTATTAACAAGTGGAGATTTACCTAGTCTTAGTATAATAGATGCAATTTCTAGACAAAAAGATGGAGTTATAAAAAAGCAATCTTATGAAACAGATTCATTTTATAATGGGCTTTTAGGCTATCCACAATATACTAAACCTAGTAATTTGGGTAGGCATAAAGTTCCTAGTGTTTTATTAGAAGGAAATCATAAAAAGATAGAAGAGTTTAGATTTAAAGAGAGTGTAAAGAAAACTATACTTAATAGACCTGATTTGCTAGAAGAAAAAATGAAAGATAAAGAATTTGTTAAAAAATTAAAGGAGATATTATGAGATTTTTTTTACCAGTTATATTATTTACTGCCATATCTTTTTCAAAGGATACAGATTATAATTTAGAGTTATATAATCCTTTGAAAAATAATAAAAATGTACAAATATTAAATATTAAAAATTATGTTCCACCTGTTATTACAGCCATAGAAAACAATGATATAGATGCATTAAAAAAAGAAAAAATAGATTCAAATATTAATAGTCCTGTATTAAATAAAAACTTACTAGGAACAGCTATATACAATAATTCAAAAGATGCTTCTAAGTATATAATGCAAAAAGATAATGAGCAAATAAATGAGATATCTAGCGATAATACTTTACCTATTCAAAATGCGGTACTTAAAGAAAATGAAGAAATACTAACGCTTTTATTAAATAATGGAGCTATTATTAGAAAAAAAGATGCAAATGGAAATGATGCTTATGATTTAGCTACTAAATTTGGAAAAGGTAGAATGGTTAAGATACTAAGAGATAAAGAATTAAAGAAATATAGAAAAAATAAAGAGAAAAAAATAAAAGAAAAGAATAAAGAAAAAAGCAAATAAATTAAATTTATAATAAAAAAGTTTGAAAATAAAAGAAAATATTATATAATATAGATATAGATAGACATGTATATATTAAGTGTAAGTAAGTAATTTTAGGAGGACAAAAATGATTAGATTAACAGGTATTCCAGCGTCAGAAGGTATTTCGATAGGAAAAATTTTAGTATATCAAACTGAAAAAATTGATATGGAAGCTATAAAAATTTCAAAGATTCCATCAGAATCAGAAATGTTAAAATTAGAAGAAGGTATGAAAAAAACCAAAATACAAATATTAAATATTAGAGAAAAAGTAAGTCAAGAAATGGGAGAAGATAAGGCTGGAATTTTTGATGCTCATTTAGAATTATTAGAAGATGATGATTTGTTAGATGAAGTAAAAGAAAGAATAAAAACTCAAAATATGACAGCAGCTTATGCACTTAATGAAGGTATAGAAGAATATTGTGCACTATTATCTCAATTAGATGATCCATATTTAAGAGAAAGAGCAACTGATCTACAAGATATAGGATCAAGATGGGTAAAAAATATATTAGGAATGAAAATAAGTTCTTTATCTAATTTAGAACCTAATACTATTGTTGTTACTTACGATTTAACACCATCAGATACAGCACAATTAGATCTTAAAAATTGTGCAGGATTTATAACTGAAATAGGCGGTAAAACTGCCCATTCTGCTATAATGGCTAGATCATTAGAATTACCAGCTATAGTTGGAGTTAAAAATATACTTAGCACAGTAAAAGAGGATGAAAAAGTAATAATAGATGGAGATACAGGAGAAATATATTTATCTCCAACTGAATTGATAGAAAAAGAATTTACTAAAAAAAGAGAAGAGTTTTTAAATAATAAAGAAGAATTGAAAAAAGTTAAATATTTACCAACTGTTACATTAGATGGTAGACAATTAAGTGTAATGGGAAATATAGGTAGTCCAGAAGACGTAGATGCAGTATTAGAAGCAGGTGGAGAAGGTATAGGTCTATATAGAACTGAATTTCTATTTATGAATTCAGATCATATGCCTACTGAAGAAGAACAATATAGAGCATATAGAATAGTAGCAGAAAAAATGCAAGGAAAACCAGTTACTATTAGAACCATGGATATAGGTGGAGATAAAGAATTACCTTATTTAGATTTAGCAAAAGAAATGAATCCATTCTTAGGTTATAGAGCTATAAGAATTTCATTAACTCATAAAGAAATGTTTAAAACTCAATTAAAGGCTATATTAAGAGCATCTGCTTATGGTCAAGTTAAGATAATGTACCCTATGGTTTGTTCAATAACTGAAATTAGAAAATCTAATCAAATATTAGAGGAATGTAAGAAAGAATTAGATGCAATAGGTAAGTT from Oceanivirga salmonicida encodes the following:
- the rimM gene encoding ribosome maturation factor RimM (Essential for efficient processing of 16S rRNA) gives rise to the protein MNEMINIGIIKGTHHLQGALKVNTGFLHFDKIKGEKVLIEAFKGMQILTIKDFKKMTDKKYIITFEEVSNVTDAKELIGASIKIRKDLLPKIDKDEYYTDDLISFRVYSDNEYIGDVIDIMETSAHDILVVQNNEKEVLVPFVQDVFIVNIDFENQKIDINLLEGML
- the trmD gene encoding tRNA (guanosine(37)-N1)-methyltransferase TrmD, whose translation is MKIRVLTLFPELFDLYLSQTILERAKNNIIDFDIVNIRKYAEDRHDGIDDTAFGGGAGMVLKPEPFFKYFFELKDKNIKPYVVFVSPQGKKLDQKKVMELGNKDDLLIISGRYEGLDQRVIDRYVDEEICVGDYVLTSGDLPSLSIIDAISRQKDGVIKKQSYETDSFYNGLLGYPQYTKPSNLGRHKVPSVLLEGNHKKIEEFRFKESVKKTILNRPDLLEEKMKDKEFVKKLKEIL
- a CDS encoding ankyrin repeat domain-containing protein; its protein translation is MRFFLPVILFTAISFSKDTDYNLELYNPLKNNKNVQILNIKNYVPPVITAIENNDIDALKKEKIDSNINSPVLNKNLLGTAIYNNSKDASKYIMQKDNEQINEISSDNTLPIQNAVLKENEEILTLLLNNGAIIRKKDANGNDAYDLATKFGKGRMVKILRDKELKKYRKNKEKKIKEKNKEKSK
- the ptsP gene encoding phosphoenolpyruvate--protein phosphotransferase, which translates into the protein MIRLTGIPASEGISIGKILVYQTEKIDMEAIKISKIPSESEMLKLEEGMKKTKIQILNIREKVSQEMGEDKAGIFDAHLELLEDDDLLDEVKERIKTQNMTAAYALNEGIEEYCALLSQLDDPYLRERATDLQDIGSRWVKNILGMKISSLSNLEPNTIVVTYDLTPSDTAQLDLKNCAGFITEIGGKTAHSAIMARSLELPAIVGVKNILSTVKEDEKVIIDGDTGEIYLSPTELIEKEFTKKREEFLNNKEELKKVKYLPTVTLDGRQLSVMGNIGSPEDVDAVLEAGGEGIGLYRTEFLFMNSDHMPTEEEQYRAYRIVAEKMQGKPVTIRTMDIGGDKELPYLDLAKEMNPFLGYRAIRISLTHKEMFKTQLKAILRASAYGQVKIMYPMVCSITEIRKSNQILEECKKELDAIGKLYDRNIKVGIMVETPSTAIIAYKFAKEVDFFSIGTNDLTQYFLAVDRGNEKVSSLYSSYNPAVLEAIQKVIDAGHDRGINVSMCGEFAGDKKATELLLGMGLDSFSMSASSILGVKKNIRDSKYIEAQNYRNIILSKDTPEDVISSLK